A window of Bacteroidota bacterium contains these coding sequences:
- a CDS encoding sulfite exporter TauE/SafE family protein, whose amino-acid sequence MEYLITALIIGLGTGFHCLGMCGPIAFALPVDRSNKIRGMFQNLIYQIGRLITYSLMGLLFGVLGKGLSLAGSQQYLSIATGVMMIVIILWPTKKFGSPGITSFIYKNIGKIKSKLGELLKKRDTKTLFAIGLLNGTLPCGPVYAALVAAIASGTALKGALFMFVFGLGTIPFMFAATFIGNFMSITFRNKVQKVVPVLVVVIGILFILRGLGLGIHMVSPPEKKLRINENQTEMKCGGSMKESGDTMKCGGM is encoded by the coding sequence ATGGAGTATTTAATAACTGCATTAATAATAGGATTAGGAACAGGATTCCATTGTTTAGGAATGTGTGGTCCAATTGCCTTTGCCCTGCCTGTTGACCGAAGTAATAAAATAAGAGGAATGTTTCAAAACCTCATATACCAAATTGGCAGACTTATTACCTACTCTTTAATGGGCCTCTTGTTTGGGGTTCTTGGAAAAGGCTTGTCGCTTGCCGGATCGCAACAATATCTTTCGATAGCAACAGGTGTAATGATGATAGTAATAATTCTTTGGCCAACTAAAAAATTTGGGAGTCCCGGAATAACGTCATTTATTTATAAAAACATTGGAAAAATTAAATCAAAACTCGGCGAACTTTTAAAAAAGAGAGATACTAAGACCCTTTTTGCCATAGGTTTGTTGAACGGAACTCTTCCCTGTGGGCCGGTTTATGCTGCTTTAGTAGCTGCTATTGCAAGCGGTACGGCATTAAAAGGTGCATTATTCATGTTTGTTTTCGGTCTGGGGACTATTCCTTTTATGTTTGCAGCTACATTTATAGGTAATTTTATGAGTATTACGTTCAGAAATAAGGTTCAAAAAGTTGTTCCGGTTTTAGTGGTAGTTATAGGTATACTTTTTATTTTAAGAGGTTTGGGACTTGGTATTCACATGGTATCTCCTCCTGAGAAAAAACTCCGGATCAACGAAAATCAAACCGAGATGAAGTGTGGCGGATCTATGAAGGAATCGGGTGATACAATGAAATGCGGCGGAATGTAA
- a CDS encoding FixH family protein, with the protein MKFNWGHGIALFLIVFVVTTVGVVIKISTDDTYSHELVSENYYEDELKYQEEIDYVKNASELSSPVRYRATSDGLLISFPKDFSLSEYKGTVKMQRPSNKILDLEIPIVLDENHQMLISRDKALEGKWNLRIEWEASEKKYLYKAKIRL; encoded by the coding sequence ATGAAATTTAACTGGGGGCACGGAATCGCGCTATTTTTAATAGTGTTTGTTGTTACAACTGTAGGGGTAGTAATTAAAATTTCTACCGATGATACATATAGTCATGAATTAGTTTCGGAGAATTATTACGAAGATGAACTTAAATATCAGGAGGAGATAGATTATGTGAAAAATGCATCTGAATTAAGTTCACCTGTGCGATACAGGGCAACTTCTGATGGTTTATTAATAAGTTTTCCAAAGGATTTTTCCTTATCGGAATACAAAGGAACTGTTAAGATGCAACGCCCGTCGAATAAAATACTGGATCTGGAAATTCCGATAGTACTCGATGAAAACCATCAGATGTTAATATCGCGCGACAAGGCTCTTGAAGGCAAATGGAATTTGAGAATTGAATGGGAAGCATCAGAAAAAAAATATTTGTATAAAGCAAAAATAAGATTGTAA
- the ccoG gene encoding cytochrome c oxidase accessory protein CcoG, with product MKDESFRDHIGTINEDGSRNFIHPKKPKGKFYDARTYLSWFLLAIFFIGPFIKIDGNPLLMINVLERKFSLFGAMFYPQDFYIFVLMMITGIVFIVLFTVVFGRLFCGWVCPQTIFLEMGFRKIEYLIDGDRHQQIKLKNMPWNSEKIRKRGIKYIIFLAISFLIAITFLSYIIGVDELQVFINEGPVENPGGFGALVIFTIVFFFIFTSFREQACIIACPYGRLQGVLLDRKSIQVSYDYVRGEKEAGRAKFKKSEDRFASGKGDCIDCNQCVEVCPTGIDIRDGSQMECVNCTACIDACDSIMESVSLPKGLIRYASEDNIANGEKPTVNARIIGYISVLTILIIVVASLLFLRSDIDTNILRLPGQLYQSDDVGNVSNVFTYKMVNKTNFDKAVELKLISHSGEIELVGHNNIVVDARGRYEGTIFVRIPQAELGDAKNQVIIGVYEDGELIRKVKTNFIGPMKFGK from the coding sequence ATGAAGGACGAAAGCTTTAGAGATCATATAGGAACCATAAATGAAGATGGGTCCAGAAATTTTATCCACCCTAAAAAACCAAAAGGGAAGTTCTACGATGCAAGAACATACTTAAGCTGGTTTTTATTGGCTATTTTCTTCATCGGACCATTTATTAAGATAGATGGCAATCCACTGTTGATGATCAATGTTCTTGAAAGAAAATTTTCACTGTTTGGAGCTATGTTCTACCCGCAGGATTTCTACATTTTCGTGTTGATGATGATTACAGGGATTGTATTTATTGTTCTTTTTACGGTTGTATTTGGAAGGCTTTTTTGTGGTTGGGTTTGTCCGCAAACCATATTCCTGGAAATGGGTTTCAGAAAAATAGAATACTTGATCGATGGTGACAGACACCAACAGATTAAGCTAAAAAATATGCCGTGGAATTCTGAGAAAATCAGAAAAAGAGGAATCAAGTATATTATTTTTCTTGCTATTTCATTTCTTATTGCCATTACTTTCCTCTCTTATATTATAGGGGTTGATGAACTTCAGGTTTTTATTAATGAGGGACCTGTTGAAAACCCCGGTGGATTTGGAGCACTGGTTATATTTACAATTGTTTTTTTCTTTATTTTTACATCGTTCAGAGAACAGGCCTGTATTATTGCCTGTCCATACGGGCGATTACAAGGGGTACTACTGGATAGAAAATCAATACAAGTATCGTACGATTATGTAAGAGGAGAAAAAGAAGCAGGAAGAGCGAAATTCAAAAAATCGGAGGACAGATTTGCATCAGGTAAGGGTGATTGTATCGATTGTAATCAGTGTGTTGAAGTATGTCCTACCGGAATCGATATTCGCGACGGTAGTCAGATGGAATGTGTAAACTGTACTGCCTGTATTGATGCATGCGATTCTATAATGGAAAGTGTAAGTCTCCCTAAGGGACTGATAAGATATGCATCGGAAGATAATATTGCCAATGGTGAAAAACCTACTGTAAATGCGCGAATCATTGGGTATATATCGGTATTGACAATATTGATAATTGTGGTTGCTAGTTTATTATTTTTAAGGTCTGATATTGATACTAATATTTTAAGGCTGCCGGGACAATTATATCAAAGCGATGACGTTGGAAATGTATCTAACGTTTTCACCTATAAAATGGTTAACAAAACTAATTTTGACAAAGCAGTTGAATTAAAACTGATATCTCATTCGGGAGAAATAGAATTAGTAGGGCATAATAATATTGTAGTTGATGCCAGAGGAAGATACGAAGGAACAATTTTTGTCAGGATTCCTCAGGCAGAGTTAGGCGATGCAAAGAATCAGGTGATTATAGGAGTTTATGAGGATGGAGAATTAATAAGAAAAGTAAAAACCAATTTTATCGGACCGATGAAGTTTGGAAAGTAA